The window aggtaacATCTCTGACACTGCATCGCAGCTGACAAAGagtgatgtgtgtatgtttttttttttaatgtgtgaaagtaaaaaaaGCCATCAATGATATTTTCAACTGGGCGCTATCTTCTTGTTTGGTCTCATCCTCAGTATTTTAGAACATCTTTTAGGTAAACATTACTATAGAACTGACTGCTGTTCACAGACTATAGCGAAACATTTCCCACCACTGTTCTGAGAAAACTCAAACAGCTGGTCTGTGTGAGCAACCTTGCATGTAAACAGTGAGAGACTAGGAAACAAGCATTCCTCCTCTATTATTCATACTGCTTTACAGCCTACtgactgtgtcactgaataTCACAACAACCAGACTATCATGAACTATGAACATTGAATGGTCTTACAGGAAAGAGGTGAGAGCGCTTTGGCCAAGGTGCACTGAGAACAACCTTCCTCTTAATGTGCACTGAACCAAAGAAGTGTTAAATGACTTTAGGATAACTGGGACCATGTATACTCCAGTCCCTGCTGATGATGTTTCTGTTGAGGTCATAAATAGTCTTAAATTCCTTGAAATGCACATGCTGTACGTATTGAGGTGTATTTAACGTGATGATGGTGTGTGTCCCCGTGGACAACAAGGTGACCATAATAGAAGCGAGTAACCGTATTGGAGGACGTGTGGAGACCTTCAGGAACAGAAGAGAAGGCTGGTACGCTGAAGTGGGTGCCATGAGGATCCCCAGCTTTCATAAGTGAGTTCATATTATAGCTGGGCCATAATATGATGGGTGGTCTCACTGTGTTAAAGGGTCTTTGTCAGATCAGTATTTAGAGGAGATTAAGCCAAGTGATCCCAATGGGTTTGTATTCAGTTTCTTCTGCTATCATATTTAAGTAAAGTTttgaaatactgtactttttaggCCACTAGAATTATTTGAGAGCTATAGTTACtggtattttgtattttctgatAGTCCTCTACCAAGACCTAACCTAAAAAGAAGAATGTCAAATCTCTCCTATATACATGATACACTCATATACGATCTGTATTCCGCAGGATTCTGCTTTCCTTTGCCTCTAAATTACAAATTGCTCTAAACCCCTTCATCCAAGATGACATAAACACCTACTATTTGGTGAATGGAGTGCTACAGAAAACCTATGCTGTGGAAAACAACCCTGGTGTGCTCAACTACAGcctgaatgaaagagagagggggaaatcAGCTGCTCAGCTCTTCAGTCAGGCACTGTGGAAGGTTTGTGCATACTCCTCACAATACATTTAactgtttcattattatttttcctaCACATTAATATAGTTTTATTGAAAAAGGACAGAGATATCTTTTTGTAAGTATTGTAATCTGTGCACAGGTGAGAGATGACCTGAAGACGATGGGCTGCAGTGCCATGTTGAATAAATATGATTCCTACACAGTGAAGGTAGCCGTTCGTTTATTTTGGAATTGCTTTAACAGATGTCACACAGGCCATACGTTTCAGTACATGAATGACATTTTACGTTTGACTGCTGACAGGAATATCTGGTGAAGGAGGGCAACCTGAGCCGTGGCGCTTTGAGGATGATCGGGGACATCCTGAACGAAAACAGCCTCTTCTACACGTCACTGATAGAGATGCTGTACATACAGTCAGACATCAACGACAACACGGCGTAAGAAATAATTCAATgtattaattatatttttaatggtGTAGTGTGATGGAGAGGTTTTCACgggtgtgttttcttttcaggtaCTTTGAAGTGAAAGATGGATTTGACCACCTCCCCAGAGCTTTCTACCAGGTGTTAAACGCCACCATCCTTCTCAACTCCAAGGTCAAACAGATCAACCAAACAGGTGGCAGCAACGTAACTGTAACATACCAGGACTGGCATAACTCAGGCGCCCTAACCAACCTAACAGTGGACTATGCCCTGGTTACGGCCACAGCCAAGGCGACCCTCTTCATTAACTTCCAGCCGCCTCTCTCCGGGGACAAGATGGAGGCCCTGCGTTCAGTCCATTACGCCAGCTCCACCAAGGTTGTTCTCAGCTTCAAGCAACGCTTCTGGGAGAAAGAGGGcatcagaggagggaagagCATCACAGACCGGCCCTCTCGCTTCATCTACTACCCCAGCCACAGCTTCCCTGGCACAGACGCAGGGGCCCTCCTGGCATCTTACACCTGCTCTGACGATTCCACCCTCTTCCAAGGGATGAGCGAGGAGGAGCTGATGGCTGTGGTCCTGGAGGACTTGGTCAAGATCCACGGAGAGGTAATAAGGGATCTGTGGACGGGGGGGCTGGTGAAGAAGTGGGGCTTGGATCCTTACAGTCTGGGAGCCTTCGCCCTGTTCACACCCTACCAGCAGGGACACTATGCCAGAGAATTGTTCCAGAGCGAGGGACGGGTGCACTTTGCAGGtgaacacacagccacaccTCATGGGTGGATTGAAACTGCCATGAAGTCTGCGCTCAGGGCAGCTAAAAATATTAACAGCCTTACTGTGTAGTTCTGtttgtagcatttttttttccttatttgttCCAACATGTTCATTCTTATAGGATTTGTCTCATTCTTGGGTCTATGTGGTCTATCATTGTCGACCCACTCtgatgtgtatgtttgtattttttcatatttattgaTCTAGGTACATATCTATTAATCAGCAGTACAAGGCTTGTTGATTTATTG of the Toxotes jaculatrix isolate fToxJac2 chromosome 9, fToxJac2.pri, whole genome shotgun sequence genome contains:
- the il4i1 gene encoding L-amino-acid oxidase, which codes for MFPHMALCKFFPLVLVGVVVFAVSGIIGDPLYECLQDTDYSELLDIVDKGLPATKTPRHVAIIGGGIAGLTAAKFLEDAGHKVTIIEASNRIGGRVETFRNRREGWYAEVGAMRIPSFHKILLSFASKLQIALNPFIQDDINTYYLVNGVLQKTYAVENNPGVLNYSLNERERGKSAAQLFSQALWKVRDDLKTMGCSAMLNKYDSYTVKEYLVKEGNLSRGALRMIGDILNENSLFYTSLIEMLYIQSDINDNTAYFEVKDGFDHLPRAFYQVLNATILLNSKVKQINQTGGSNVTVTYQDWHNSGALTNLTVDYALVTATAKATLFINFQPPLSGDKMEALRSVHYASSTKVVLSFKQRFWEKEGIRGGKSITDRPSRFIYYPSHSFPGTDAGALLASYTCSDDSTLFQGMSEEELMAVVLEDLVKIHGEVIRDLWTGGLVKKWGLDPYSLGAFALFTPYQQGHYARELFQSEGRVHFAGEHTATPHGWIETAMKSALRAAKNINSLTV